Proteins encoded within one genomic window of Gemmatimonadaceae bacterium:
- a CDS encoding SxtJ family membrane protein, with product MAPTTSARLTREQGMKFAFTLAAPVSVLSAVLAWRQRTLGAEIMFVVGGTLLIAGLLVPTRLGPLERGWMAFGGLLSRITGPIVLAVIYYVALTPIAYLRRTFGRSPLARDPSAPSYWIHRPARDAEERRRANERQF from the coding sequence ATGGCACCGACCACCAGCGCGCGATTGACCCGCGAACAGGGGATGAAGTTCGCGTTCACGCTGGCCGCGCCCGTCTCGGTGCTGTCGGCCGTGCTGGCGTGGCGGCAGCGGACGCTGGGGGCGGAGATCATGTTCGTCGTCGGGGGCACCCTGCTGATCGCGGGGTTGCTGGTGCCGACGCGGTTGGGGCCGCTGGAGCGCGGCTGGATGGCGTTCGGGGGTCTGCTGTCGCGGATCACGGGGCCGATCGTGCTTGCCGTCATCTACTACGTCGCTTTGACTCCGATTGCCTATCTGCGCCGGACCTTCGGTCGTAGTCCCCTGGCGCGCGATCCGTCGGCGCCGTCGTACTGGATTCATCGCCCGGCGCGTGACGCCGAGGAACGGCGCCGTGCCAATGAGCGTCAGTTCTAA
- a CDS encoding DUF5989 family protein, whose amino-acid sequence MSLLRQLWTFMRERKKLWLLPIILILILASALLLLVQGSALAPFIYSVF is encoded by the coding sequence ATGAGCCTGTTGCGCCAGTTGTGGACGTTCATGCGCGAGCGCAAGAAGCTCTGGCTGCTGCCGATCATTCTGATCCTGATCCTTGCCAGCGCGCTGTTGCTGCTCGTGCAGGGCTCGGCGTTGGCGCCATTCATCTATTCGGTGTTCTGA